In the genome of Streptomyces lydicus, the window GAGGTACCGCCGGGCCCGAGCCCTCCGGCGCACTTCCCCGCCGAGCGGCCCTCCGCCCCCCGGATGCCCTACGAGGTCATCAGCAGCGCCGCGCCCTCGCGCCATGTGAGGATCGAATGGCGGGCAGTGGGGGCTGACCTGTGACTTTGCCGCAAAGCCCCGCGGACCAGGGAAAACTACGTTCGGTAGTTCTCATTGGTCCGCAGGGTTTTCCGATGTGTTGTGCCCTGGGGTTGCCCGCTGAGGGGACAGGACACGCAGGCCCAACCGCAGGCGCACAGCGTGAGCAACAGCCAGTCGCAGAACACCAGGCGCTGCTTGAGCCCGGCACCGGGTGCCCGCCTCCGACACAGGCGTGGGGTAGTCGACATCCAAGGGCCGCAGTTACCGGGAACGCACCGACCACCGCGACGACTGTCCAGGAAATTCCCCACTCAGAGTCAAGCACTCCTATCGCCCCCAAGTCGTAGGGACTTGCGGCAACCCCATTACCGCGTCCGCTTGAGAACGGGCCTACTGACTAGTCCATCCCATGAGGTGATCTATGGGGCGTTCGGATTCCACCAAGAGCCCGTGAAATCTATGACTAATGAAGCAAACGTGCGGTTTCCCTATGGCTACGCTCCTTGGGCAGGCTGATCACACATGGCTTCACCCAGGGGGACTGCGATGACACACGCGCATTTTTCGATACACCCCGAGCCGGTTACAGCGCTGGCCAAGGACTTCACGTCCTCCTCCGCCCATCTGGACGGTCGCATCAGCGCTTTCGCCTCGCGGGCAGAGAACGTGGACGACTCCTTCGGTGCGATGTCCGAGTCGACCGAGGTCCTCTCCCAGTACGTGGAGATGACCCGTCACACGGTTACTTCCCTGCGGCAGCTGAGCGCCGGACTGAAGAACTACGCTGCCGGCCTGCACCACACGGTTGCCTCCTACCACGAATCCGACTCCGCACAGGCACAGCGGTTCGGGAGGAAGTGACGTGACCGACCAGCACCAGGAGCATCAGCCGAAGATCGAGAAAAGCTTCAACCTCTTCAACCCCGGCGGAGACCCGTCCGTCCTGCGAGCCTGCGCCGAGGCGTGGCGACACATGGCCCACGACCTCAAGATCACGATCGAGACGCAGGACCACGAGGTCGCCCGACTCGGCGACAACTGGACAGGCGCCGCCGCCGACGCATTCCACGCCCACTGGAAGCACACCAAGGGCCAGGTGGAGAAAGCGTTGCCACAGTTCGAAACCGTGGCCCATCAGCTGGACACCACCGCCGATGCTATCCAGAAGGTCAACGAAGAGGTCCACCATGTGGTCGAGGAGGTCCTCGCGACAGTGGCGATCGGCATCGGCTTGTCGGTGTTGACCGCGGGGTTCTCCGACGCCATCGCGGCGGGAGCGGCAGAGGCGGAGATCACCGAGGCGGCGGGCGAGGTCACCCGGCTCGGACAGCTTCTGATCAAGGTCGCGAAGGTGCTGGA includes:
- a CDS encoding type VII secretion target, which gives rise to MTHAHFSIHPEPVTALAKDFTSSSAHLDGRISAFASRAENVDDSFGAMSESTEVLSQYVEMTRHTVTSLRQLSAGLKNYAAGLHHTVASYHESDSAQAQRFGRK